One part of the Coffea eugenioides isolate CCC68of chromosome 10, Ceug_1.0, whole genome shotgun sequence genome encodes these proteins:
- the LOC113748856 gene encoding zinc finger CCCH domain-containing protein 25-like: MNPLTLVKRIQNINAKEAALGISDEASWHSKYKDSAYVYAGGLPFDLTEGDLLAVFAQYGEIVDVNLVRDKGTGKSKGFAFIAYEDQRSTILAVDNLNGAQILGRTIRVDHVSKYKKKEEEDEETEQRKREERGVCRAFQRGECNRGAGCKFSHDERRAANTGWGHEEDRRSRWANDKFEGSTGNRKQSGVPDRVLESANQKGRGLTDKDYRDSRAKGTKTGLDRHYEHGELSPTDRGHRDYEKRLDRKETDARHRDDRNDLRDRESRRRDAKSNSGEDRNGRDEKRSRKYEDGSYTNEDRDSRCLDRRSTRDKVASPSRPRNSDDDHRHRSLR, encoded by the exons ATGAATCCATTGACTTTAGTGAAGCGGATTCAGAACATCAATGCGAAAGAAGCAGCCCTGGGCATCTCCGACGAGGCGTCCTGGCACAGCAAGTACAAAGACTCTGCTTATGTTTACGCCGGCGGCCTCCCTTTTGACCTCACCGAAGGCGATCTCCTCGCCGTCTTTGCTCA GTACGGGGAGATAGTTGATGTTAATCTTGTTAGAGATAAAGGCACCGGAAAATCTAAAGGCTTTGCTTTCATTGCTTATGAAGATCAAAGAAGCACAATTCTTGCCGTAG ATAATTTGAATGGTGCCCAAATTCTTGGGAGAACAATCAGAGTTGACCATGTTTCTaaatataaaaagaaagaggaagaggatgaaGAGACTGAGCAGCGAAAGAGGGAGGAGCGTGGGGTTTGCCGTGCCTTCCAGAGGGGTGAGTGCAATCGCGGAGCAGGGTGTAAATTTTCGCATGATGAACGA AGAGCTGCAAACACAGGATGGGGTCATGAGGAAGATAGACGTTCAAGATGGGCCAATGACAAGTTTGAGGGTTCCACAGGTAACAGAAAACAATCTGGTGTGCCAGACCGTGTTCTGGAATCTGCTAATCAGAAAGGGCGTGGGTTGACAGATAAGGACTACAGAGATTCCAGGGCGAAGGGCACCAAGACGGGCTTAGACAGACACTATGAACATGGTGAATTGAGTCCCACAGATAGGGGACACAGGGACTATGAGAAGAGATTGGACAGAAAGGAGACAGATGCGAGGCATAGGGATGACAGGAATGACTTGCGTGATAGAGAGTCAAGGAGGCGTGATGCCAAATCAAACTCGGGAGAAGATCGTAATGGTAGAGATGAGAAAAGATCAAGAAAGTATGAAGATGGATCCTACACAAATGAGGATAGAGATAGTAGGTGTTTGGACAGAAGGTCGACTCGTGATAAGGTAGCCTCCCCAAGCCGTCCTAGAAACTCTGATGATGATCATCGGCATAGGTCTCTCAGGTAG
- the LOC113750643 gene encoding uncharacterized protein LOC113750643: MPDQLVELYRGNTPEAIEFRQCIRSYNNMFAFTSLGVHYDKDLSKRNRGICTFRVQGQIYHFVNLLKPSDGEKASNLQLYFHDTEHEMQNRMALSSKFRDSIVQQLKSILDENPYFVFIRRLADIEDIDKYRIFLKSDPGLDQCVFNVPSVSQVAAIWSDNDNTNGDSPREIEICTKAGGKKILKQHYGCYDTLQYPLIFARGETGWHPGILRKTKAQIYNQSHQTCESENLVSLHQCNDVEQIFDAEQTAAKKKKKKRPTVSCREYYAYKFQMRDTDQSYLLHICRLLQQYSVDSYVKLETSCLEFHINKQNKLRTEAYQGLLDIIAKGHINASDVGKRIILPASFIGGPRDMRRRYMDGMTLVQCYGKPDIFLTMTSNSSWPEIKNHLKEPDETQNRPDLIARVFRAKIEQLKEDLFKKHLFGHVAAYTYVIEFQKSGLPHAYFLIILKEHSKVFSPEEYDKIVTLLIFSGYKIYASRTMWTNESKRRDDGSRVYIREHELENRWIVPYNPYLLAKYDCHINVEICCAIEAVKWVCAPEAMWRNYAFDLSAINPSVILLHLHLENYQSMSFDENQSLTEVKDIISEYCSCIFKSLRFLQTDNGVEECLSEAVIYGMPQCLRQLFAVILVHSAPSNPRQLWTKFQPFLLEDIAVDSSLTENAVIMRVLGLIDQYLQIMGKSIKDFGFSDFIPDVQFNNPGKEIEAEFVIPVSKEDLATVSMLNGGQKFAFQKIMEAVNTNTSAAFFIDGLGGTGKSFLYKGLLATIRSKGQIALATAASGAAASILPG, encoded by the exons ATGCCAGATCAACTTGTGGAACTTTATAGAGGAAATACTCCTGAAGCTATCGAATTTAGACAATGTATCAGGAGTTACAACAATATGTTTGCTTTTACATCACTGGGAGTTCACTATGACAAGGATCTCAGTAAAAGAAACAGAGGCATCTGCACATTTCGAGTCCAAGGGCAAATCTATCATTTTGTCAATCTATTAAAACCTTCTGATGGCGAAAAGGCATCAAATCTCCAACTGTATTTTCATGATACAGAACATGAGATGCAGAACAGAATGGCTCTATCTAGCAAATTCAGAGACTCAATTGTTCAACAGCTAAAATCCATTCTTGATGAGAACCCTTATTTTGTGTTTATCCGGAGATTAGCAGACATTGAAGATATAGATAAATACAGAATTTTCCTTAAATCTGATCCAGGATTAGATCAATGTGTTTTCAATGTTCCTTCAGTCTCTCAAGTGGCAGCAATCTGGTCAGACAATGATAATACCAATGGAGACAGTCCAAGAGAAATTGAAATCTGCACAAAAGCAGGAGGCAAAAAAATACTTAAGCAACATTACGGTTGCTATGACACATTACAATATCCACTGATATTTGCTCGTGGAGAAACTGGATGGCATCCTGGAATCCTTCGAAAGACAAAGGCTCAGATTTACAACCAATCTCATCAGACCTGTGAAAGCGAAAATCTGGTTTCTCTTCATCAGTGTAATGATGTAGAACAAATATTTGATGCAGAACAGACAG CTgctaagaagaaaaaaaagaaaagaccaACAGTTTCATGCCGAGAATATTATGCTTACAAGTTTCAAATGCGAGATACAGATCAATCATATTTGCTGCATATCTGCCGTCTACTGCAACAATATTCTGTTGATAGTTATGTCAAACTGGAGACATCATGTCTTGAATTTCACATAAACAAGCAAAACAAATTAAGGACAGAAGCATATCAAGGATTACTCGATATCATAGCAAAGGGCCACATAAATGCATCAGATGTAGGAAAACGTATCATTCTGCCGGCAAGTTTTATAGGAGGACCAAGGGATATGAGACGGCGATATATGGATGGTATGACCCTTGTCCAATGTTATGGAAAGCCAGATATTTTCCTTACAATGACTAGTAATTCTTCTTGGCCTGAAATAAAGAACCATCTTAAGGAACCAGATGAGACTCAGAATCGGCCAGACTTGATTGCACGAGTATTTCGTGCAAAAATAGAACAATTGAAGGAAGATCTTTTCAAGAAGCATCTTTTTGGTCATGTTGCTGCTTATACTTATGTTATTGAATTTCAGAAAAGTGGTTTGCCGCATGCTTATTTCTTGATCATTTTAAAAGAGCATTCAAAGGTGTTTTCACCAGAAGAGTATGACAAGATTGTCACCTTACTTATATTCTCTGGTTATAAAATATATGCTTCACGGACCATGTGGACCAATGAATCCAA AAGACGAGATGATGGCAGCAGAGTGTACATCAGAGAACATGAGTTGGAAAATCGATGGATTGTTCCTTATAATCCATATCTTCTTGCTAAATATGATTGTCACATCAATGTGGAAATATGTTGTGCTATTGAAGCTGTCAA ATGGGTATGTGCTCCTGAAGCAATGTGGAGAAATTATGCTTTCGATCTCAGTGCTATTAATCCTTCAGTCATTTTACTTCATCTGCACCTCGAAAACTACCAGTCTATGTCTTTTGATGAGAATCAGTCTTTAACAGAA GTGAAAGATATTATCTCAGAATATTGCTCATGCATATTCAAAAGCCTACGTTTCCTCCAAACAGACAATGGAGTTGAAGAATGCTTATCAGAGGCTGTTATCTATGGAATGCCGCAGTGTTTAAGACAGCTATTTGCAGTAATTTTAGTTCACTCTGCACCATCTAATCCACGGCAACTGTGGACAAAATTTCAGCCATTCTTATTAGAAGACATTGCAGTAGATTCATCCTTAACAGAGAATGCAGTTATCATGAGAGTCCTTGGGTTAATTGATCAATACTTACAGATAATGGGAAAGAGCATAAAAGATTTTGGCTTCTCAGACTTTATTCCAGATGTTCAATTTAACAATCCTGGAAAAGAAATAGAAGCTGAATTTGTAATACCTGTCTCCAAAGAAGATTTAGCAACAGTATCTATGTTGAATGGTGGTCAGAAATTTGCATTTCAGAAAATAATGGAAGCAGTCAATACAAATACATCAGCTGCATTCTTCATTGATGGACTTGGCGGCACAGGGAAATCCTTTCTCTATAAAGGTCTCCTCGCAACAATTAGATCAAAAGGTCAGATTGCATTAGCAACCGCAGCATCAGGAGCAGCTGCATCGATACTTCCAGGATGA